A region of Maribacter algicola DNA encodes the following proteins:
- a CDS encoding co-chaperone GroES: MAKVNIKPLADRVLIEPMAAETKTASGIYIPDTAKEKPQRGKVVAVGPGTKDEKVTVKVGDTVLYGKYAGTELKLDGSDYLMMRESDILAII; this comes from the coding sequence ATGGCTAAAGTTAATATCAAACCATTGGCAGACCGAGTACTTATTGAGCCAATGGCAGCTGAAACAAAAACTGCGTCGGGGATTTATATTCCAGATACGGCAAAGGAAAAACCTCAAAGAGGTAAAGTGGTTGCCGTAGGACCTGGAACCAAGGACGAAAAAGTTACTGTTAAGGTTGGTGATACCGTTCTTTATGGAAAATATGCCGGTACAGAATTAAAGTTGGATGGTTCTGATTACCTAATGATGCGTGAGAGTGACATTTTAGCGATCATTTAA
- a CDS encoding WD40/YVTN/BNR-like repeat-containing protein has translation MKKNYFLVALCLLIYLPSNKVFGQRKNNKAKGVQFDQSLYEGMEWRLVGPFRGGRAGTVTGVINDPNLYYMGTAGGGVWKTSDAGNSWECISDGFFGGSIGTVAVAESDPNIIYVGEGEQTLRGNVSSGHGMWKSLDAGETWKFIGLEGSEHIARIRIHPTNPDIVYVAALGNLWKPNETRGVYRTLDAGANWEKILYISDKAGAGDLIIDPNNPRILYATTWEMKRNGYRMDSGGPDSKMYKSIDGGDTWTDISTNSGLPGFPWGIVGITVSPIDSKRIWALIEAKEGGLFRSDDGGKTWAKINENRALRQRAWYYTRIYADTQNVDKLYVMNVSYGVSTDGGKTFTLKNAPHGDHHDLWIDPNNNMRMAIADDGGAQISNDGGNNWTTYHNQPTAQFYRVVTDSVFPYRLYGAQQDNTALRIAHRTVGSAITERDWEPTAGGESAHLAPDPKNNNIVYGGTYKGYMNRLDHSTGQARSTNVWPDNPAGSGAEVMKYRFNWNYPVTFSMHDSNKLYAGSNYLHMTTDGGQSWETISPDLTRGLPETIQSSGGPITQDNTGAEFYSNIFVISESALEEGVIWTGSDDGLIHVTRDNGKNWENVTPPLEISPKLNMINCIDASPFKKGTAYVAASYYKFGDYTPYLYKTTDYGKTWELITNGIPAEYYTRAIRSDKVREGLLYAGTEWGMYISFDDGKSWSPFQLNLPITSIRDLHVRDNDLIAATHGRSFWMIDDLTPLHQLSQEIATSDFYVFKPDVSYRMYQSGDSDDRDAKFEGENHPDGTIINYFLKDLKETDSVQIDILETNGKVIQRFSNKAVADNLNPSATKTLKVKPGGNRLVWNMRYPGFDAFKGMVFYSSPNIGPKAVPGDYRVRLTFNGQVQEKDFTILKDPRLDITQQELQDQFDFLIKVRDQVSRANNAIISIRKVKNDLDYLKEKTKEDTAMQELITEFESKLSVIENNIHMTKNQSRQDPLNYGIRINNRLAFLLADSQRGDQPPTKQAKEFFEVATKELNVEIENLNKLMKEYVENLNNKVQESKIKMISLE, from the coding sequence ATGAAAAAAAACTACTTCCTAGTGGCATTGTGCTTGCTTATTTACTTGCCTTCCAACAAAGTATTTGGCCAACGAAAAAACAATAAGGCCAAGGGCGTGCAATTTGACCAATCGCTTTACGAGGGAATGGAATGGCGTTTGGTTGGTCCATTTCGTGGCGGAAGGGCAGGCACCGTAACCGGCGTTATTAATGACCCAAACCTATATTATATGGGTACTGCAGGTGGTGGCGTGTGGAAAACCTCCGATGCGGGCAATTCATGGGAATGTATTTCCGATGGCTTTTTTGGAGGTTCCATTGGGACCGTTGCCGTAGCCGAGTCCGATCCTAATATTATATATGTAGGAGAAGGGGAACAGACTTTGCGGGGGAACGTTTCCTCGGGTCATGGTATGTGGAAAAGTTTGGATGCTGGAGAAACATGGAAATTTATAGGATTGGAAGGGTCTGAACACATAGCGAGAATCAGGATACATCCAACAAATCCAGACATTGTTTATGTGGCTGCTCTAGGAAACTTGTGGAAACCAAACGAAACAAGGGGTGTTTACCGCACATTGGACGCTGGCGCTAACTGGGAAAAAATACTTTATATAAGCGACAAGGCAGGTGCAGGCGATCTTATCATAGACCCCAATAACCCAAGAATTTTGTATGCCACTACTTGGGAAATGAAACGAAACGGCTACCGTATGGACAGTGGGGGGCCAGATAGCAAAATGTACAAAAGTATCGATGGCGGGGATACTTGGACGGACATCTCAACAAATTCCGGTTTACCTGGATTTCCTTGGGGCATTGTTGGAATAACGGTATCCCCAATAGATTCCAAAAGGATTTGGGCCCTTATTGAAGCTAAGGAGGGCGGTCTTTTTCGATCGGACGATGGTGGAAAAACTTGGGCCAAGATAAACGAGAACCGTGCCCTTAGACAACGCGCCTGGTACTACACCCGAATATATGCGGATACGCAAAATGTGGATAAACTATATGTAATGAACGTAAGCTATGGGGTTTCCACGGATGGCGGAAAAACTTTCACCTTAAAAAATGCACCGCACGGGGACCACCATGACCTATGGATAGATCCCAATAACAATATGAGAATGGCCATTGCCGATGATGGGGGAGCACAAATCTCAAATGATGGCGGGAATAATTGGACCACCTACCATAACCAACCAACCGCCCAATTCTACAGGGTAGTGACGGATAGTGTTTTTCCCTATCGCCTATACGGGGCCCAACAGGACAATACCGCCTTACGTATAGCTCATAGAACAGTAGGTAGTGCCATTACGGAAAGAGATTGGGAACCTACTGCGGGAGGTGAAAGCGCTCATTTGGCACCGGACCCAAAGAACAATAATATTGTTTACGGCGGGACCTACAAAGGTTACATGAACAGATTGGACCATAGCACAGGTCAAGCCAGGTCTACAAACGTATGGCCGGACAACCCTGCGGGATCCGGGGCCGAAGTCATGAAATACCGCTTCAATTGGAACTATCCCGTGACTTTCAGTATGCACGATTCAAACAAACTTTATGCGGGATCCAACTATTTACACATGACTACGGATGGAGGACAATCCTGGGAGACCATATCGCCGGATTTGACCAGAGGTCTCCCTGAAACCATACAATCAAGTGGTGGTCCCATTACCCAAGACAATACAGGTGCGGAATTCTATTCGAACATTTTTGTTATATCGGAATCGGCGTTGGAAGAAGGGGTAATATGGACCGGTAGTGATGACGGGCTTATCCATGTAACAAGGGATAACGGAAAAAATTGGGAGAACGTAACCCCTCCTTTAGAAATATCCCCAAAACTGAACATGATCAATTGTATCGATGCGAGTCCGTTCAAAAAAGGAACTGCATATGTAGCCGCCTCTTACTATAAGTTTGGCGACTACACCCCCTATCTCTATAAAACAACGGATTATGGAAAAACCTGGGAGCTCATCACCAACGGTATCCCCGCAGAATATTACACTAGGGCCATTCGATCTGATAAAGTGAGGGAAGGTCTGCTGTATGCCGGAACGGAATGGGGCATGTACATTTCCTTTGACGATGGCAAATCTTGGTCCCCTTTTCAACTTAATTTACCCATTACTTCCATACGCGATCTTCATGTAAGGGATAACGACCTGATCGCCGCAACGCACGGCAGAAGTTTTTGGATGATAGACGACCTCACTCCACTGCATCAATTATCCCAAGAAATTGCCACTAGTGACTTTTATGTATTCAAACCCGATGTATCCTATAGGATGTATCAATCCGGCGATTCAGACGATAGAGATGCCAAATTTGAAGGGGAAAACCATCCAGATGGTACCATTATCAATTATTTCCTCAAAGACCTTAAGGAAACAGATTCCGTACAAATCGATATTCTGGAGACCAATGGAAAGGTTATACAACGTTTTTCGAACAAGGCCGTTGCCGATAATTTGAATCCTTCGGCCACTAAAACTTTAAAAGTAAAACCCGGCGGAAACCGACTCGTTTGGAACATGAGATATCCCGGTTTTGATGCTTTTAAAGGCATGGTGTTTTATTCATCGCCCAATATTGGCCCAAAAGCGGTGCCTGGGGATTACAGGGTAAGGTTAACTTTTAATGGGCAAGTACAGGAAAAGGACTTTACGATCTTGAAAGACCCTAGGCTGGATATCACGCAACAGGAATTACAAGATCAGTTCGATTTTCTAATCAAGGTACGGGATCAGGTTAGCCGTGCGAACAATGCCATTATTTCCATCAGAAAGGTGAAAAACGATTTGGATTATTTGAAGGAAAAAACCAAAGAGGATACAGCAATGCAGGAACTCATAACCGAATTTGAGTCGAAATTATCGGTTATTGAGAACAACATACATATGACCAAAAACCAAAGCCGACAAGACCCTTTGAACTATGGCATTCGTATAAACAATCGGCTTGCATTTTTGTTGGCCGATTCCCAAAGAGGTGATCAACCTCCTACAAAGCAGGCCAAAGAATTCTTTGAGGTAGCTACAAAAGAATTGAATGTTGAAATCGAAAACCTGAATAAATTGATGAAGGAATACGTAGAAAACCTAAATAACAAGGTGCAGGAAAGCAAAATCAAAATGATTTCCTTAGAATAA
- a CDS encoding LptE family protein, producing MPLLLTISCGIYNFTGAGPINADTFQVNYFQNYATQSPGSTFEPGMDRDFTQALQNRILNQTSLDLVNNGNADLLYEGEITEYRISPMAATAQQTAAQNRLSIRVKARFYNRNDPDADFDQSFSFFYDYPANVQLSAIKDEAHEVIFERITQDIFNASLADW from the coding sequence ATGCCCCTGCTTTTGACAATCAGCTGCGGCATATACAATTTTACGGGGGCCGGGCCCATAAACGCAGATACTTTTCAGGTAAATTACTTTCAAAACTATGCAACCCAGAGTCCAGGTTCTACCTTTGAACCGGGTATGGACAGGGATTTTACCCAGGCCTTGCAAAACAGGATACTGAACCAGACCAGTTTGGATTTGGTAAACAATGGGAATGCCGATTTGTTGTATGAAGGGGAAATAACAGAATATAGAATTTCACCTATGGCCGCAACAGCCCAACAAACAGCGGCCCAAAACCGACTTTCCATTAGGGTAAAGGCCCGCTTCTACAACCGTAACGATCCCGATGCGGATTTTGATCAAAGTTTTTCCTTTTTTTATGACTATCCTGCAAACGTGCAATTGTCGGCAATTAAGGACGAGGCCCATGAAGTCATTTTTGAACGTATAACCCAAGATATTTTTAATGCTTCCTTAGCAGATTGGTAA
- the miaB gene encoding tRNA (N6-isopentenyl adenosine(37)-C2)-methylthiotransferase MiaB — protein MEKTIDEGIQGSALRTEGKIQNQRNLYIESYGCQMNFSDSEIVASILAEEGFNTTQNLEDADLVLVNTCSIREKAELTVRKRLEKFNAIKKDRPHLKVGVLGCMAERLKHQFLEEEKIVDMVVGPDAYKDLPNLIQEIDEGRNAVNVILSKDETYGDVAPVRLNSNGVTAFVSITRGCDNMCTFCVVPFTRGRERSRDPQSIINEVNDLWNKGFREVTLLGQNVDSYLWYGGGLKKDFGKASEMEQAMAVNFSQLLEKVALSQPKMRIRFSTSNPQDMTLDVIHTMAKYENICNYIHLPVQSGSNRILKAMNRLHTREEYFALIDNIRNIIPDCGISQDMIAGFPTENEEDHQDTLTLMEYVKYDYGFMFAYSERPGTLAERKLRDDVPEETKKRRLTEIIDLQRQHSLERIKANLGKTQEVLIEGVSKKSDTHWMGRTSQNTVAVFPKEDYNVGDFVMVEMQDCTSATLLGKAVGYSHNN, from the coding sequence ATGGAGAAAACAATTGATGAAGGCATACAGGGATCAGCACTAAGGACCGAAGGTAAGATTCAAAACCAGCGAAACCTATATATAGAGAGTTACGGGTGTCAAATGAATTTTTCCGATAGTGAAATCGTGGCCTCTATCCTGGCTGAGGAAGGGTTCAACACTACGCAAAATTTGGAGGACGCGGATTTGGTCTTGGTAAATACCTGCTCCATTAGGGAAAAGGCCGAATTAACGGTTCGGAAAAGATTAGAAAAATTCAATGCCATAAAAAAAGACAGGCCCCATCTAAAAGTGGGGGTATTGGGGTGTATGGCAGAACGATTGAAACACCAATTTCTGGAAGAGGAAAAAATTGTGGACATGGTCGTAGGTCCAGATGCCTACAAAGACCTGCCCAACCTCATCCAAGAAATAGATGAAGGTAGAAACGCGGTAAATGTCATTCTCTCTAAAGATGAGACCTATGGGGATGTTGCCCCGGTTAGGCTTAATTCGAACGGAGTTACCGCTTTTGTATCGATTACAAGGGGTTGTGACAATATGTGTACGTTCTGTGTGGTCCCCTTTACCCGTGGAAGGGAAAGAAGCCGGGACCCCCAATCCATCATAAACGAGGTAAACGACCTTTGGAACAAAGGGTTCAGGGAAGTGACCTTATTGGGTCAAAATGTGGACAGTTATCTTTGGTACGGCGGGGGATTAAAAAAAGATTTTGGAAAAGCTTCCGAAATGGAGCAGGCCATGGCCGTTAACTTTTCCCAGCTATTGGAAAAAGTGGCATTGTCCCAGCCAAAAATGAGAATTAGATTCTCCACTTCCAATCCGCAGGACATGACTTTGGATGTTATCCACACCATGGCGAAGTATGAGAATATTTGCAATTACATCCACCTGCCCGTACAAAGCGGAAGCAACCGGATTTTAAAAGCGATGAATCGTCTGCATACGCGGGAAGAGTATTTTGCACTCATCGATAACATTAGGAACATAATTCCCGATTGTGGGATTTCACAGGACATGATCGCGGGATTCCCCACGGAAAACGAGGAAGACCACCAAGATACCCTAACTCTGATGGAATATGTGAAATATGACTACGGATTCATGTTCGCCTATTCTGAAAGACCGGGAACCTTGGCAGAACGTAAGCTAAGGGACGATGTACCCGAAGAGACAAAAAAACGAAGGCTAACTGAAATTATCGACTTACAGAGACAACACTCCTTGGAACGTATAAAAGCCAATCTTGGAAAAACCCAAGAAGTATTGATAGAGGGCGTTTCCAAAAAATCAGATACCCACTGGATGGGACGTACCTCCCAGAATACGGTGGCCGTTTTTCCAAAAGAGGATTATAATGTTGGAGATTTTGTGATGGTAGAAATGCAGGACTGTACCTCTGCCACCTTGTTGGGCAAGGCCGTGGGGTATTCCCATAATAACTGA
- a CDS encoding LVIVD repeat-containing protein encodes MKKNVLLFFLCFVIPFVSCDDDGPYEDYLVARPILEDAVSFKAEAIDIIDPIPIQTSGKIYAYKNYIFINDVGSGFHVIDNQNPSNPQNIAFFKLEGNNDISIKDEKLFADSYGDLVIFDISDINNIQLTSRMVNAIYKNYDVWVQNIEFPQADIYDYGDIDYDRYVVVGWEVNMERRPVSEYEEQFRCDNCEFRNFDNVINTAESNVGQGGSMARFKIVGDYLYVVDYSDLNIFDISNLETPTTLDDVSVAWDIETIFNQGDILFIGGRQGMYIYDIKDPAKPEFVSEFRHGTACDPVVVDGNFAYVTLKGGDFCGNTESGLYVVDISNLKNPELKVIYPMFGPNGLGIKGDKLFICDGSDGLKVFDKSNAPNITQLNHFPNIEAYDVIPLENTLLMIGGGTLRQYEYLENDIQLISTFEL; translated from the coding sequence ATGAAAAAGAATGTACTATTGTTTTTTTTGTGCTTCGTGATTCCTTTCGTCTCCTGTGATGACGACGGACCCTACGAGGACTATTTGGTGGCACGCCCCATTTTGGAGGATGCAGTTTCATTCAAGGCCGAAGCTATAGATATTATCGACCCAATTCCCATACAGACATCGGGAAAAATTTATGCATACAAGAATTATATTTTTATAAATGATGTGGGAAGTGGATTCCATGTAATCGACAATCAGAATCCTTCGAACCCTCAAAATATCGCCTTTTTCAAATTGGAAGGAAACAACGATATTTCAATCAAGGACGAGAAGTTATTCGCTGATAGTTATGGGGATTTGGTGATTTTTGATATTTCCGATATCAATAACATTCAATTGACCAGCCGTATGGTAAACGCCATCTACAAGAACTATGATGTTTGGGTCCAAAATATAGAATTTCCCCAAGCAGATATTTATGATTATGGCGATATCGATTACGATAGGTATGTTGTGGTTGGTTGGGAAGTAAATATGGAACGCAGACCAGTATCTGAATATGAAGAACAATTCAGGTGCGATAACTGTGAGTTTAGGAATTTCGATAACGTTATAAACACTGCAGAAAGTAATGTGGGTCAAGGCGGCTCCATGGCCAGGTTCAAGATAGTGGGCGATTATCTTTATGTAGTAGATTACAGTGACCTAAATATTTTTGATATTTCAAATTTGGAAACCCCCACCACTTTGGACGATGTATCCGTGGCTTGGGATATAGAGACGATTTTTAACCAAGGTGATATTTTGTTCATAGGGGGAAGACAGGGTATGTACATCTATGATATTAAAGACCCTGCCAAACCTGAATTCGTTTCTGAATTCAGACATGGAACGGCTTGTGATCCCGTGGTGGTAGATGGAAACTTCGCCTATGTGACCTTAAAAGGCGGGGATTTTTGTGGCAATACGGAGAGCGGTCTCTATGTGGTGGACATTTCTAATTTAAAAAATCCTGAGTTGAAGGTTATCTACCCAATGTTCGGTCCAAATGGGCTAGGTATTAAAGGGGACAAACTCTTTATTTGTGATGGAAGCGATGGGCTGAAGGTCTTTGACAAGAGTAATGCCCCCAACATTACCCAACTCAACCATTTCCCTAATATCGAAGCCTATGATGTGATTCCTTTGGAAAATACCCTGTTGATGATTGGTGGAGGCACGTTACGGCAATATGAATATTTGGAAAATGATATCCAGTTGATAAGTACTTTTGAGTTGTAA
- a CDS encoding sigma-54 interaction domain-containing protein, with the protein MESIQSIKQRFEIIGQDPKLNRAIEKAIQVAPTDISVLVTGESGVGKESIPKIIHSLSHRKHAKYIAVNCGAIPEGTIDSELFGHEKGAFTGATQTRSGYFEVADGGTIFLDEVGELPLTTQVRLLRVLENGEFLKVGSSQVQKTNVRIVAATNVNMFEAIKKEKFREDLYYRLSTVEINIPPLRERQEDIHLLFRKFASDFGQKYKMPTIRLEDSAVDLLLKYRWPGNIRQLRNIAEQVSVLEENRSIDAATLHGYLPQNVGNNLPAVVSNKKSESDFSNEREILYKVLFDMKGDLNDLKKLTMELLKNNDSQKVQKENENLIRKIYGDKQEEEIEEQEVSSLEVLSLPEPKVERTYTPTPQEDKYHFAEEIEEEETLSLQEKEIELIKKSLDRNRGKRKAAASELGISERTLYRKIKQYDL; encoded by the coding sequence ATGGAAAGCATACAAAGTATAAAACAACGATTTGAAATCATAGGCCAGGACCCCAAACTGAACAGGGCCATTGAAAAGGCCATACAGGTAGCACCAACCGATATCTCGGTTTTAGTTACGGGAGAAAGTGGTGTTGGGAAGGAGTCAATACCAAAAATCATACATTCCCTGTCACACAGGAAACATGCCAAATATATAGCCGTAAACTGTGGGGCCATTCCAGAGGGGACGATTGACAGTGAACTTTTTGGACACGAAAAAGGGGCATTTACCGGAGCCACACAAACCCGGAGCGGTTACTTTGAAGTGGCGGACGGAGGTACCATTTTCCTAGATGAAGTTGGTGAACTCCCCTTAACGACACAAGTAAGACTGCTTCGGGTTTTGGAAAATGGCGAATTTTTGAAGGTAGGTTCCTCCCAAGTCCAGAAAACCAACGTTCGTATTGTGGCCGCGACCAATGTGAACATGTTCGAGGCCATAAAAAAGGAAAAATTCAGGGAAGATCTATACTACAGGTTAAGTACGGTGGAAATCAATATTCCTCCCTTGCGGGAACGGCAGGAGGATATCCATCTGTTGTTCCGAAAATTTGCTTCGGATTTTGGACAAAAATACAAGATGCCCACCATCCGTTTGGAGGACAGTGCCGTAGATTTGTTGTTAAAATACCGATGGCCGGGAAACATCCGACAACTGAGAAACATAGCGGAACAGGTCTCCGTATTGGAAGAAAACCGCTCCATAGATGCGGCAACGCTCCATGGTTACCTGCCACAAAATGTGGGCAATAACCTTCCGGCCGTTGTCAGTAATAAAAAGTCCGAAAGCGATTTCAGCAATGAACGTGAAATTTTGTACAAAGTGTTGTTCGACATGAAGGGCGATCTCAACGACCTTAAAAAGTTGACCATGGAACTCTTGAAGAACAATGACAGCCAAAAAGTGCAAAAGGAAAATGAAAACCTCATACGCAAGATCTATGGCGATAAACAAGAGGAGGAAATAGAGGAACAGGAAGTCTCTTCCCTGGAAGTGCTAAGTCTTCCGGAGCCCAAGGTAGAAAGGACCTACACTCCTACTCCCCAGGAGGACAAATATCATTTTGCAGAGGAAATCGAAGAAGAGGAAACCCTATCTTTACAGGAAAAGGAAATTGAATTGATCAAGAAATCCCTGGATAGAAATAGGGGCAAAAGAAAGGCCGCAGCTTCTGAGCTTGGAATATCGGAAAGAACGTTATATAGAAAAATAAAGCAATACGATCTTTGA
- the secG gene encoding preprotein translocase subunit SecG — protein sequence MSTFSIFLILIIIVCFLLVLVIMVQNPKGGGLSSSFGGGGNQVVGGVKKTGDFLDKSTWTLAGLLVILILASNIALKGNFGDADSKLLQGDDFETTVPETLPEEVTPPVTNDSSTNDSL from the coding sequence ATGAGTACATTTTCAATTTTTCTGATACTAATTATCATTGTCTGCTTTTTATTGGTATTGGTAATCATGGTACAGAATCCAAAGGGCGGAGGATTATCATCTTCTTTTGGCGGCGGAGGAAATCAGGTCGTAGGAGGCGTCAAGAAGACCGGTGACTTTTTGGACAAAAGCACTTGGACATTGGCCGGACTTTTGGTCATACTGATTTTAGCTTCCAATATTGCTCTAAAAGGAAACTTTGGAGATGCGGATTCCAAACTTTTACAGGGCGATGATTTCGAGACCACGGTTCCGGAAACTTTACCCGAGGAAGTGACCCCACCTGTCACAAATGATAGTTCAACGAACGACAGTCTGTAG